A window from Schistosoma haematobium chromosome 3, whole genome shotgun sequence encodes these proteins:
- the SPAG16_1 gene encoding Sperm-associated antigen 16 protein, variant 3 (EggNog:ENOG410WG5Y~COG:S) has translation MFLHKGLLNKEAAPVPDIYVQNDELRNMIEDIRSENLTLKNSVLKLSDELKKVKNERDYHMIKHRQTLQDKEKLHCDVKRVKEHYAEYEPILRLLRQKYETAIKEKTLHRIERDKAMNQVEGLRHALTSLQKLGITSNDANDIENVDLNHKITEKRLENTTSRQNKKETDQKCKKNYMRSEKFNIQTKLDHNLKRVRCL, from the exons ATG TTCTTGCATAAAGGTTTATTGAATAAAGAAGCTGCCCCAGTTCCTGATATTTATGTACAGAACGATGAGTTAAGAAATATGATAGAAGATATAAGATCAGAAAATCTGACTTTGAAAAATtcagtttt GAAGCTAAGTGATGAGTTGAAAAAAGTTAAGAATGAACGAGATTATCACATGATCAAGCACAGACAAACGTTACAAGATAAAGAGAAGCTACATTGTGACGTAAAAAG aGTAAAAGAACATTATGCCGAATATGAGccaattttaagattattaagacaaaaatatgaaacagcAATTAAAGAAAAAACGTTACATAGAATTGAACGAGACAAAGCCATGAACCAAGTTGAAGGACTTCGACATGCTTTAACTTCATTACAAAAATTAGGTATAACGTCTAATGATGCAAACGATATTGAAAATGTTGATCTGAATCATAAAATAACTGAGAAAAGGTTGGAAAATACAACAAGTAGAcagaataaaaaagaaactgatcaaaagtgtaaaaagaattatatgaGATCAGAAAAGTTTAATATCCAAACTAAACTGGATCATAATTTGAAAAGGGTAAGATGTTTATAG
- the SPAG16_1 gene encoding Sperm-associated antigen 16 protein (EggNog:ENOG410WG5Y~COG:S), with the protein MDIDNSKYYIESEQIPEDDNASSIVSVKIEDLPDTLKDDELDPLVLRVKETIKDSEAKERFDGLASDVHSQVSPPSVDQFFRNYLQNNGFLETLNVFQAEWFKFLHKGLLNKEAAPVPDIYVQNDELRNMIEDIRSENLTLKNSVLKLSDELKKVKNERDYHMIKHRQTLQDKEKLHCDVKRLDFVIYLLIIK; encoded by the exons ATGGATATCGATAACAGCAAATATTACATTGAAa GCGAACAGATTCCTGAAGATGACAATGCATCTTCTATAGTATCGGTTAAAATCGAAGATTTACCAGACACATTGAAAGATGATGAACTTGATCCACTTGTCTTGAGAGTCAAGGAGACGATAAAAGACTCAGAAGCAAAG GAAAGGTTTGATGGACTCGCTTCTGATGTTCATTCTCAAGTTTCTCCTCCATCCGTTGATCAGTTTTTCCGTAATTACTTACAAAACAATGGATTTCTTGAGACTCTTAATGTCTTCCAGGCAGAATG GTTCAAGTTCTTGCATAAAGGTTTATTGAATAAAGAAGCTGCCCCAGTTCCTGATATTTATGTACAGAACGATGAGTTAAGAAATATGATAGAAGATATAAGATCAGAAAATCTGACTTTGAAAAATtcagtttt GAAGCTAAGTGATGAGTTGAAAAAAGTTAAGAATGAACGAGATTATCACATGATCAAGCACAGACAAACGTTACAAGATAAAGAGAAGCTACATTGTGACGTAAAAAG ATTGGATTTTGTGATTTATCTATTGATCATAAAGTGA
- the SPAG16_1 gene encoding Sperm-associated antigen 16 protein, variant 2 (EggNog:ENOG410WG5Y~COG:S), which translates to MDIDNSKYYIESEQIPEDDNASSIVSVKIEDLPDTLKDDELDPLVLRVKETIKDSEAKERFDGLASDVHSQVSPPSVDQFFRNYLQNNGFLETLNVFQAEWFDIFSISIFRFKFLHKGLLNKEAAPVPDIYVQNDELRNMIEDIRSENLTLKNSVLKLSDELKKVKNERDYHMIKHRQTLQDKEKLHCDVKRVKEHYAEYEPILRLLRQKYETAIKEKTLHRIERDKAMNQVEGLRHALTSLQKLGITSNDANDIENVDLNHKITEKRLENTTSRQNKKETDQKCKKNYMRSEKFNIQTKLDHNLKRIGFCDLSIDHKVNPLLAKLTNHSYKFTRLDNRKLDMSIRAHNAAISKLAIHSNKSWLCSVGDDKLWKLWKIPKLELLMEYKLITNDWISSIDFHPKEEILATGNAQGSIQIWKIDLIDDKISEQNHCKRIGILRQHTGAVWSVNWHWTGTYLASCGMDNTIRLWNVEHAMMSFKMNKELLSTRSATSCCTILRGHSKSVNSIQFLPYGNILVTGSSDRTVCLWDGRSGLCEHTFLGHTHSINCAIFNQQGTNVISCDSGGFIRLWDLRKINNFSFETNLPTLKLKMHNNNNNNNVEVKCLPTCFDLNKTRKFDRFNHHHPHQQHPNHHPNPTSIQHKQLEQRNKLGINQLVIDLNSEYIVAGCDDSKIYCIEISTGQISTLHGHDDSVQSIVLDYESGYLYSASSDQKVCSWI; encoded by the exons ATGGATATCGATAACAGCAAATATTACATTGAAa GCGAACAGATTCCTGAAGATGACAATGCATCTTCTATAGTATCGGTTAAAATCGAAGATTTACCAGACACATTGAAAGATGATGAACTTGATCCACTTGTCTTGAGAGTCAAGGAGACGATAAAAGACTCAGAAGCAAAG GAAAGGTTTGATGGACTCGCTTCTGATGTTCATTCTCAAGTTTCTCCTCCATCCGTTGATCAGTTTTTCCGTAATTACTTACAAAACAATGGATTTCTTGAGACTCTTAATGTCTTCCAGGCAGAATGGTTTGATATTTTCTCGATTTCGATTTTTAGGTTCAAGTTCTTGCATAAAGGTTTATTGAATAAAGAAGCTGCCCCAGTTCCTGATATTTATGTACAGAACGATGAGTTAAGAAATATGATAGAAGATATAAGATCAGAAAATCTGACTTTGAAAAATtcagtttt GAAGCTAAGTGATGAGTTGAAAAAAGTTAAGAATGAACGAGATTATCACATGATCAAGCACAGACAAACGTTACAAGATAAAGAGAAGCTACATTGTGACGTAAAAAG aGTAAAAGAACATTATGCCGAATATGAGccaattttaagattattaagacaaaaatatgaaacagcAATTAAAGAAAAAACGTTACATAGAATTGAACGAGACAAAGCCATGAACCAAGTTGAAGGACTTCGACATGCTTTAACTTCATTACAAAAATTAGGTATAACGTCTAATGATGCAAACGATATTGAAAATGTTGATCTGAATCATAAAATAACTGAGAAAAGGTTGGAAAATACAACAAGTAGAcagaataaaaaagaaactgatcaaaagtgtaaaaagaattatatgaGATCAGAAAAGTTTAATATCCAAACTAAACTGGATCATAATTTGAAAAGG ATTGGATTTTGTGATTTATCTATTGATCATAAAGTGAATCCATTATTGGCGAAACTTACAAATCATTCATATAAATTTACACGATTAGACAATAGAAAATTAGATATGAGTATACGGGCTCATAATGCAGCTATTAGCAA attagctattcattcaaataaatcatGGTTATGTTCAGTTGGTGATGATAAATTATGGAAATTGTGGAAAATTCCAAAATTAGAATTATTAATGGAATATAAACTAATAACAAATGATTGGatatcatcaattgattttcatCCTAAAGAAGAAATATTAGCAACAGGAAATGCTCAAGGTTCTATTCAA ATATGGAAAATTGATCTTATCGATGACAAGATATCGGAACAGAATCATTGTAAACGTATTGGTATTTTACGTCAGCATACTGGAGCTGTTTGGTCTGTGAATTGGCATTGGACTGGTACTTATTTAGCTAGTTGCGGTATGGATAATACAATACGTCTTTGGAATGTTGAACACGCTATGATgtcatttaaaatgaataaagaattaTTAAGCACACGTTCTGCAACATCATGTTGTACAATACTTAGAGGGCATAGTAAATCAGtgaattctattcaatttttACCTTATGGGAATATTTTAGTTACTGGTTCATCAGACAGAACAGTGTGTTTATGGGATGGTCGTTCG GGTTTGTGTGAGCATACATTTCTTGGTCATACACATTCAATCAATTGTGCTATATTTAATCAACAAGGTACCAATGTGATATCATGTGACAGTGGAGGTTTTATTCGATTATGGGATCTTcgtaaaatcaataatttctcatttgAAACAAATTTACCTACCTTAAAACTGAAAatgcacaataataataataataataatgtggagGTGAAATGTTTGCCtacttgttttgatttgaaTAAAACTCGAAAATTTGATCGTttcaatcatcatcatcctcatcaacAACATCCTAATCATCATCCAAATCCTACATCTATACAACATAAACAATTAGAACAACGAAATAAACTTGGAATTAATCAATTAGTTATTGATTTGAATAGTGAATATATTGTTGCTGGTTGTGATGATTCTAAAATTTATTGTATAGAAATATCAACTGGTCAA ATATCTACATTACACGGACATGATGATTCGGTTCAATCGATTGTATTAGATTATGAATCAGGATATTTATATTCAGCATCCAGTGATCAAAAGGTATGTTCATGGATTTGA